In Streptomyces sp. DG2A-72, one genomic interval encodes:
- the tmk gene encoding dTMP kinase codes for MTRAEQPTAPHPAPDDTLVADSRERAVRALLRQPQLKRLWSAHLVGGVGDVLALLVLVVLALQVAIADGSFGGGYRGVAFAVATVFAVRILATLLFGAVLLGPLTSLTSQDGPLDRRWTMVGADGLRAALLIVAPLWIDWTPDDALAVLLVTVFVTGVAERFWTVCRESAAPALLPAPPPEGATVRPLPDHLDALRRLSIRTTFVAIPLAAAALIAAGLLNNLLGAGIDWFEQHQAALASYVAAGLFAASLSVLSFLEVPGTRTPRARSPLEGLRRPKTGDGVDRGRTGALPLLVLACAAVAAAIAAAVAVSVLHAKDLGGGPVTYGLLVLALTGGVVVGIRTAPSVLPALSRRRLLALAIAFTGVALLAAGLVPDLTTVLLIVALAGVGAGVAANTGHTLLDQEAEDHRRARTTEHLHAVVRVFVALGVVIAPLVAALIGPHRLENGKFVFAHGGAAFTLMLVGALLLPVAALVLAKVDDRSGVPLRKDLRDALLGGDDPETVPAASGFFIALEGGDGAGKSTQAEALAEWIRAKGHEVVVTREPGATPVGKRLRSILLDVSSAGLSHRAEALLYAADRAEHVDTVVRPALERGAVVVSDRYIDSSVAYQGAGRDLSPTEIARINRWATNGLVPHLTVLLDVSPETARERFTEAPDRLESEPAEFHARVRSGFLTLAAADPGRYLVVDAGQEPEAVTTVVRARLDQMLPLSEAEIQAREEARRKAEEEARRKAEEEAARKAEEERLERERQEQLERLRAEEEERKRRELEEAQRREAERQAEEARQRAEEARRRAEEERVRLLAEEKARAEEEARRKAEEERRRQQAEEEARLRAEAEARRLEKQRKAEEALLRAEEARRLAEQAAAAAEAGPRQETAPGAPGGAREATPGAASDAARGAASDAVTVPTPVVTPEEAARGRSAEETAVLRPVRGDAAEGGTGQAGSSEAGSSGEAAAGSSGVGESEVTAELPKPEVAPGAADETAVLPPVAPGAADETAVLPPVVPGAADETAVLPQMPPGAADETAALPPVQGEDPADRVPPGFFRDESAGARPDGTEDRTREMPQVDAEGAPRRRARSDWAEETPLDDLPTLADELLGPREDDEFDDERGGGRGPRR; via the coding sequence ATGACCCGAGCCGAGCAGCCAACGGCCCCTCACCCGGCCCCCGACGACACCCTGGTCGCGGATTCCCGCGAGCGTGCCGTCCGCGCACTGCTGCGCCAACCGCAGCTCAAACGCTTGTGGAGCGCGCACCTCGTGGGCGGAGTCGGTGATGTGCTCGCGCTGCTGGTGCTGGTCGTCCTCGCCCTCCAGGTGGCCATCGCCGATGGCTCGTTCGGCGGCGGCTACCGTGGCGTGGCGTTCGCAGTGGCGACCGTCTTCGCCGTGCGCATCCTCGCGACGCTGCTCTTCGGAGCCGTGCTGCTGGGCCCGCTCACCTCGCTGACGTCCCAGGACGGTCCGCTCGACCGCCGCTGGACCATGGTCGGCGCGGACGGGCTGCGGGCCGCGCTGCTGATCGTCGCGCCGCTGTGGATCGACTGGACGCCGGACGACGCGCTGGCCGTCCTTCTGGTGACCGTCTTCGTGACCGGTGTCGCCGAGCGCTTCTGGACGGTGTGCCGGGAGAGCGCGGCGCCCGCGCTGCTGCCGGCCCCGCCCCCGGAGGGGGCGACGGTGCGCCCGCTGCCGGACCACCTGGACGCCCTGCGGCGCCTGTCGATCCGTACGACCTTCGTGGCGATCCCCCTCGCGGCTGCCGCGCTCATCGCGGCGGGCCTGCTCAACAACCTGCTGGGCGCCGGAATCGACTGGTTCGAGCAGCACCAGGCCGCCCTCGCCTCGTATGTGGCGGCCGGTCTCTTCGCCGCCTCCCTGTCCGTGCTGTCCTTCCTGGAGGTGCCCGGCACCCGCACCCCGCGCGCGCGGTCGCCGCTCGAAGGGCTGCGCCGGCCCAAGACGGGCGATGGCGTCGACAGGGGCCGGACTGGCGCGCTGCCCTTGCTGGTGCTGGCCTGCGCCGCCGTTGCCGCGGCGATCGCGGCGGCCGTCGCCGTGTCGGTGCTGCACGCCAAGGACCTGGGCGGCGGCCCGGTGACGTACGGGCTGCTGGTGCTCGCGCTGACCGGCGGTGTCGTCGTCGGCATCCGTACGGCTCCTTCGGTGCTCCCCGCCCTGTCGCGCCGCCGGCTGCTCGCGCTGGCCATCGCCTTCACCGGCGTCGCGCTGCTGGCCGCCGGGCTGGTGCCGGACCTGACCACCGTGCTGCTCATCGTCGCGCTGGCCGGCGTGGGGGCGGGCGTGGCCGCCAACACCGGGCACACGCTGCTCGACCAGGAGGCCGAGGACCACCGGCGGGCGCGCACGACCGAGCATCTGCACGCGGTCGTACGGGTTTTCGTGGCGCTCGGCGTGGTGATCGCACCGCTGGTGGCGGCGCTCATCGGGCCGCACCGCCTGGAGAACGGCAAGTTCGTGTTCGCGCACGGCGGCGCCGCGTTCACGCTGATGCTGGTCGGCGCGCTGCTCCTGCCGGTGGCCGCGCTGGTGCTGGCCAAGGTCGACGACCGCTCCGGTGTGCCGCTGCGGAAGGACCTGCGGGACGCGCTGCTCGGCGGTGACGACCCGGAGACGGTGCCCGCCGCGTCCGGTTTCTTCATCGCCCTGGAGGGCGGCGACGGTGCCGGGAAGTCCACCCAGGCCGAGGCGCTCGCCGAGTGGATCCGGGCCAAGGGACACGAGGTCGTGGTGACCCGCGAGCCGGGCGCGACGCCGGTCGGCAAGCGGCTGCGGTCGATCCTGCTGGACGTGTCGTCGGCGGGGCTGTCCCACCGGGCGGAGGCGCTGCTGTACGCGGCGGACCGCGCGGAGCACGTGGACACGGTCGTACGGCCCGCGCTGGAGCGTGGCGCGGTGGTCGTCTCGGACCGCTACATCGACTCGTCCGTGGCCTACCAGGGGGCGGGGCGCGACCTGTCCCCGACCGAGATCGCCCGCATAAACCGGTGGGCGACGAACGGGCTGGTGCCGCACCTGACCGTGCTTCTGGACGTCTCGCCGGAGACCGCGCGCGAGCGGTTCACCGAGGCGCCGGACCGGCTGGAGTCGGAGCCCGCCGAGTTCCACGCGCGCGTGCGGTCCGGTTTCCTGACGCTGGCCGCCGCCGACCCCGGGCGGTACCTGGTCGTGGACGCGGGCCAGGAGCCCGAGGCCGTCACGACCGTCGTCCGCGCGCGGCTCGACCAGATGCTGCCGCTGTCCGAGGCCGAGATCCAGGCCCGCGAGGAGGCGCGCCGGAAGGCCGAGGAGGAGGCCCGGCGCAAGGCCGAGGAAGAGGCCGCCCGCAAGGCCGAGGAGGAGCGGCTGGAGCGCGAGCGCCAGGAACAGCTCGAGCGGCTGCGCGCCGAGGAGGAGGAGCGCAAGCGGCGCGAGTTGGAGGAGGCGCAGCGGCGCGAGGCCGAACGGCAGGCCGAGGAGGCCCGGCAGCGGGCCGAGGAAGCGCGTCGGCGTGCGGAGGAGGAGCGGGTTCGGCTCCTCGCCGAGGAGAAGGCGCGCGCCGAGGAGGAGGCCCGCCGCAAGGCCGAGGAGGAGCGGCGGCGCCAGCAGGCCGAGGAAGAGGCCCGGCTTCGCGCCGAGGCGGAGGCACGGCGCCTGGAGAAGCAGCGGAAGGCCGAGGAGGCGCTGCTGCGCGCCGAGGAGGCACGCCGGCTGGCGGAGCAGGCGGCGGCTGCGGCAGAGGCGGGGCCTCGGCAGGAGACGGCTCCTGGGGCGCCGGGTGGGGCTCGGGAAGCGACGCCGGGTGCTGCTTCGGATGCGGCGCGCGGTGCGGCTTCGGACGCGGTGACGGTGCCTACGCCGGTCGTGACGCCGGAGGAAGCGGCGCGCGGGCGGTCGGCTGAGGAGACGGCTGTGCTGCGCCCGGTGCGGGGGGATGCGGCTGAGGGCGGGACCGGTCAGGCCGGTTCCTCGGAGGCCGGTTCTTCCGGGGAGGCCGCTGCTGGTTCTTCCGGTGTCGGCGAGTCCGAGGTGACGGCCGAGCTGCCCAAGCCGGAGGTGGCTCCGGGGGCTGCGGACGAGACCGCTGTGTTGCCGCCGGTGGCGCCCGGTGCCGCCGATGAGACGGCCGTATTGCCGCCGGTCGTCCCTGGTGCCGCGGATGAGACTGCGGTACTTCCGCAGATGCCGCCCGGTGCGGCGGACGAGACCGCGGCGCTTCCTCCCGTACAGGGGGAAGATCCGGCGGACCGGGTTCCGCCGGGGTTCTTCCGGGACGAGTCGGCGGGGGCGCGGCCGGACGGCACCGAGGACCGTACGCGCGAGATGCCCCAGGTCGATGCGGAGGGGGCGCCCCGACGGCGGGCGCGGTCCGACTGGGCCGAGGAGACGCCGCTGGATGATCTGCCCACGTTGGCGGACGAATTGCTGGGGCCGCGCGAGGACGACGAGTTCGACGACGAGCGGGGTGGGGGGCGCGGCCCGCGGCGCTGA